One stretch of Acropora muricata isolate sample 2 chromosome 12, ASM3666990v1, whole genome shotgun sequence DNA includes these proteins:
- the LOC136891896 gene encoding histamine H2 receptor-like encodes MDPAWVRFLEAVILFCIMLLAIGGNVLVIAVIYRRPELRKTETHIFMINLSITDICVALLCMPFSIITAVTQNWIFSHVLCQLNGFLNVLFLLTSILTLTAISINKYFGVVQSTKPNFFTRKTTFVALLWVWLQAFFTALTPILGWNSYEYIPGRTQCSVKVPGDDNAAELTNCLFIIICGFVIPLVIMKFSYFKIFRTVKINSQRVRSHFFSDVERSAFLNERRITVTLFIILATFLVCWTPFSILTVYATVVGKELPYHFSIGAYWLGFFNSAMNPLIYALRTREFRRGYRQIFGILMACFFQKVDPRGGDSENVPRGRRTLRIEVQTSFGQRAQTRRESDHTSENAAQLKQNNRANRERKDSVSTRKENGQ; translated from the coding sequence ATGGATCCAGCATGGGTAAGATTTCTCGAGGCCGtaattttgttttgcataatgttGCTGGCTATTGGTGGAAATGTCCTCGTCATTGCGGTGATCTATCGTCGACCAGAACTTCGTAAGACGGAAACGCACATCTTTATGATCAATTTGAGCATCACGGACATTTGCGTAGCCTTGCTGTGCATGCCTTTCTCCATTATAACAGCTGTAACCCAAAACTGGATTTTCAGCCACGTCCTTTGCCAGTTGAATGGTTTTCTCAACGTGTTATTTCTTCTCACGTCCATTTTAACTCTAACAGCAATCAGCATTAACAAGTATTTTGGTGTTGTTCAATCAACgaaaccaaattttttcacGAGAAAGACCACCTTCGTAGCCTTGTTATGGGTTTGGCTTCAAGCATTTTTCACAGCGCTCACTCCAATCCTGGGTTGGAACAGCTACGAATATATCCCTGGTCGTACGCAGTGTTCGGTGAAAGTCCCTGGAGATGACAACGCTGCTGAGCTAACGAACTGTCTTTTCATCATTATATGTGGATTCGTGATCCCACTTGTAATAATGAAGTTCTCGTACTTTAAGATTTTTCGAACCGTTAAGATCAACTCGCAGCGAGTACGAAGTCATTTTTTCTCGGACGTAGAGAGGTCAGCATTTTTGAACGAAAGGCGAATAACTGTAACTTTGTTCATCATTTTAGCCACTTTTCTAGTGTGCTGGACACCGTTTTCTATTCTTACAGTCTACGCAACAGTTGTCGGAAAAGAACTCCCTTATCATTTCTCCATAGGGGCTTATTGGCTGGGATTTTTCAACTCGGCAATGAATCCTTTAATATACGCACTACGAACAAGGGAGTTTCGACGGGGCTATCGGCAAATTTTCGGGATTCTTATGGCATGCTTTTTTCAAAAGGTCGATCCGAGGGGTGGTGATTCGGAAAATGTTCCTCGAGGCCGGAGGACCTTACGAATTGAGGTTCAGACGTCGTTTGGACAACGGGCTCAAACTCGACGAGAAAGTGATCACACCAGCGAAAACGCCGcgcaattgaaacaaaacaatcgCGCAAATAGAGAACGAAAAGATTCCGTTTCAACGCGAAAAGAAAATGGACAGTAA